A region of Paenibacillus sp. 37 DNA encodes the following proteins:
- a CDS encoding serine/threonine protein kinase — translation MDQEAGVGGSVELRRIGQRLLGLWTDRPRREGTTIAERYTIQELLGMGSYGLTYLCTDDQNGKEVALKESKPSKGRLSAHLLEREADVMRLLHHPAIPDLLDVFTSGRRSYIVTEYIRGQTLEDCIFEQGLRYTERECLELAGQLLAPVAHVHEQGYIHGDVRIPNVILREGTVHLIDFGLARRLGEPLLPELKQRMREVPEPEDEPATPDHDLQDIGHFLLFMLYSAYEPEKGREPASWQEELKLTPELHQMLERLLGLRPSYEGGATELQAEIEKVLLKLQ, via the coding sequence GTGGATCAGGAAGCTGGCGTGGGAGGATCTGTGGAGCTGCGACGAATTGGGCAAAGATTGCTCGGACTATGGACGGATCGTCCTCGGCGAGAAGGCACGACCATTGCTGAGCGTTATACAATACAGGAATTGCTGGGTATGGGGAGTTATGGGCTGACATACCTGTGTACAGATGACCAGAACGGCAAGGAAGTGGCGTTGAAGGAGTCCAAACCTAGCAAGGGCAGACTCTCTGCACACCTGTTGGAGCGGGAGGCGGACGTGATGAGACTTCTGCATCATCCGGCAATCCCTGATCTATTGGATGTGTTCACATCCGGGAGACGAAGTTATATCGTTACCGAGTATATTCGTGGACAGACGCTGGAAGATTGCATATTTGAGCAAGGTCTTCGATATACGGAGCGGGAATGTCTGGAATTGGCAGGTCAACTGCTGGCTCCGGTGGCTCATGTACATGAGCAGGGATATATTCATGGAGATGTGCGGATTCCCAATGTTATTTTACGTGAAGGGACGGTGCATCTGATTGATTTTGGCCTGGCGAGACGCTTGGGGGAGCCGTTGTTGCCGGAGCTAAAGCAACGTATGCGTGAAGTCCCTGAGCCTGAAGATGAACCGGCTACACCGGATCATGATCTGCAGGATATCGGCCACTTTCTTCTCTTTATGCTGTATTCGGCTTATGAGCCAGAGAAGGGCCGTGAACCCGCCAGTTGGCAGGAGGAACTGAAGCTTACGCCGGAATTGCACCAGATGCTGGAGCGACTCCTTGGACTCCGGCCAAGTTATGAGGGTGGGGCGACAGAGTTACAGGCAGAGATTGAGAAGGTGTTGCTGAAATTACAATGA
- the map gene encoding type I methionyl aminopeptidase → MITLKTKEQIEYMKKAGEILAACHREIAKMIRPGITTQEIDQFAEAFMKKNGATPEQKGYNGYQYATCASVNDVICHGFPGKYALKDGDIVTIDMVVNLNGWLADSAWSYAVGEVTPEAQHLLDVTKKSLYKGIELAVVGNRIGDISNAIQVYAEGEGLSVVREFIGHGIGEKMHEEPQVPHYGPPHRGPRLKEGMVITIEPMLNIGTFRSKLDSDGWTARTMDGSLSAQYEHTIAITADGPVILTAQ, encoded by the coding sequence ATGATTACATTAAAGACCAAAGAACAGATTGAATATATGAAAAAAGCCGGAGAAATTCTCGCCGCATGCCATAGAGAAATTGCAAAGATGATTCGTCCAGGCATTACGACACAGGAGATCGACCAGTTTGCAGAAGCTTTTATGAAGAAAAATGGCGCTACGCCGGAACAAAAGGGATATAACGGATACCAATATGCGACATGTGCGTCGGTTAATGATGTGATCTGTCACGGGTTTCCGGGAAAATATGCACTGAAAGACGGCGATATCGTTACCATCGACATGGTGGTTAATCTAAATGGCTGGCTGGCGGATTCGGCTTGGTCATATGCCGTAGGTGAAGTGACTCCGGAAGCACAACATCTGCTGGATGTAACCAAAAAATCTCTTTACAAAGGCATCGAACTTGCCGTGGTGGGCAACCGGATCGGAGATATCTCCAATGCGATTCAAGTGTATGCAGAAGGTGAAGGCCTATCGGTTGTGCGTGAGTTTATTGGACACGGTATTGGTGAGAAGATGCATGAGGAACCACAAGTCCCTCATTACGGTCCGCCTCATCGGGGTCCGCGTCTCAAGGAGGGCATGGTTATTACGATCGAACCGATGCTGAATATTGGTACGTTCCGAAGTAAGCTGGATTCAGATGGATGGACTGCTCGTACTATGGATGGAAGTCTATCAGCCCAGTATGAACATACGATTGCGATTACGGCGGATGGTCCAGTGATTTTGACAGCACAATAA
- a CDS encoding NADP-dependent oxidoreductase: MSLNKQIVLASRPEGAPSRENFNFIDAPLPEPEAGQVLVRTLYLSVDPYMRGRMKDTKSYAAPYALNEVIKGGAIGQVVESSEPNLRKGDLVSGMWGWQQYAAVNTADLSLIDTEEAPITAYLGALGLTGLTAYFGMEDIGKPKDGETVVVSGAAGAVGMIAGQIGKIVGARVVGIAGSDEKCAYLKEKLGFDVVLNYKKEQDMSAAIERACPDGVDVYFDNVGGDISDAVLRHINRNARIPLCGQISSYNLEKPDIGMRPQTLLLTNTALMKGFLLGDYTKSFKEGRAKLAKWIKEGHLQYEENIVDGFEQTPEAFMGLFSGDNLGKQLVKVADPE, encoded by the coding sequence GTGTCTTTAAATAAACAGATCGTACTTGCTTCTCGTCCCGAAGGTGCCCCTTCCAGAGAGAACTTCAACTTCATTGATGCACCTCTTCCTGAACCGGAAGCTGGGCAAGTCCTGGTACGTACATTATATTTGTCGGTTGATCCATACATGCGGGGCCGCATGAAAGACACAAAATCCTATGCTGCACCTTACGCGTTAAATGAAGTGATTAAGGGTGGGGCCATTGGACAGGTTGTGGAATCTTCGGAACCGAATCTGCGCAAAGGTGACCTCGTATCCGGTATGTGGGGCTGGCAGCAATATGCCGCAGTGAACACGGCCGATCTTTCGCTAATTGATACCGAAGAAGCACCAATCACGGCTTACCTGGGTGCGCTGGGCCTGACGGGTCTGACGGCTTATTTTGGTATGGAGGACATCGGCAAACCGAAGGACGGCGAAACGGTTGTTGTATCGGGAGCAGCCGGAGCGGTAGGCATGATTGCAGGTCAGATTGGTAAGATTGTGGGAGCACGCGTGGTTGGTATTGCAGGCTCTGATGAGAAATGCGCTTATTTGAAAGAAAAGCTGGGCTTCGACGTGGTGTTGAACTACAAGAAGGAGCAGGATATGTCAGCGGCCATTGAACGGGCTTGCCCAGATGGTGTAGACGTCTACTTTGACAATGTGGGCGGGGACATCTCGGATGCAGTCTTGCGCCACATCAATCGGAATGCACGTATTCCGTTATGCGGTCAGATCTCGTCTTATAATCTGGAGAAGCCGGATATCGGGATGCGACCACAGACGTTGCTGTTAACAAACACAGCATTAATGAAAGGTTTCCTGCTGGGTGACTATACGAAATCCTTCAAGGAAGGCCGCGCCAAGTTGGCGAAATGGATCAAGGAAGGTCATCTCCAGTATGAAGAAAACATTGTGGACGGGTTTGAACAGACGCCTGAAGCTTTTATGGGCCTCTTCTCTGGAGATAATCTGGGCAAGCAGTTGGTTAAGGTTGCAGATCCGGAATAG
- a CDS encoding CcdC family protein, with the protein MAQISPYYLQIGATVGMLVMALLAIFIRMKASHRPVTIRKILIPPLGMSTGFLMFVVPETHVPLLWAFIAFLVGWFLFSYPLIRSTRFERVGEEIFATRSRSFAFILLGLLAVRLILHEVIQRYVSIPQTGGLFFLLAFGMIVRWRVYMYKHYKEVLVAEH; encoded by the coding sequence GTGGCTCAAATCAGTCCGTACTACCTGCAAATCGGAGCAACCGTGGGCATGCTCGTCATGGCACTGCTTGCCATCTTCATCCGCATGAAAGCCAGTCACAGACCGGTGACCATTCGCAAAATCCTTATTCCTCCGCTCGGCATGAGCACAGGATTTCTCATGTTTGTTGTACCGGAGACACATGTTCCTCTACTCTGGGCATTCATTGCGTTTCTGGTGGGCTGGTTCCTCTTCTCCTATCCCCTCATTCGCAGTACACGGTTTGAACGAGTAGGTGAAGAAATTTTTGCAACACGTTCTCGCAGCTTTGCTTTTATCTTGCTTGGATTGCTGGCCGTACGCCTGATCCTGCATGAAGTCATTCAGCGATATGTAAGTATTCCGCAAACAGGTGGATTGTTCTTCCTGCTGGCTTTTGGCATGATTGTACGCTGGCGTGTATATATGTACAAACACTACAAAGAAGTGCTGGTCGCCGAACACTAG
- a CDS encoding HEAT repeat domain-containing protein, whose protein sequence is MIGQQWMYIILIGSHHRGWLVGNTDWLVHVVSLVCASVLAFLLVIYGYILWMKYSSRRREKVKTALMHELLAEGSFLQRYLNEGEIGVNLLNMSGDQQIVLQQLLLQRLAQGPAEHEILRIRLLSWQVFGSSYRLVLKTGKWSERVNTLLYIEQFHMVELLPRLEDMLRVTSCTPLERFIILRIYARTGYFRIVKELLREQYVWSDSQVLQILLLLTDSSWTRLKDHFKDVSYQVQCNIVQAIRIRDDQTEGAVVLLEKLILGEDALLRTNAYQALAQVGRGREDLLKGLLLVWNESGEERQRTERLTVTQLMGTIHADAFIPRLKVMMGDPSFQIRQEAANSLARYEQGIDELRDTAVNHPDRYARQIAEETLERMQYGRKMD, encoded by the coding sequence ATGATTGGACAACAATGGATGTATATCATACTTATCGGCTCACATCATAGAGGGTGGCTTGTGGGTAATACAGATTGGTTAGTACATGTGGTCAGCCTTGTATGTGCAAGTGTACTAGCTTTTTTGCTGGTTATCTACGGTTACATCTTATGGATGAAATATAGCAGTAGGCGCAGGGAAAAGGTTAAGACGGCACTGATGCATGAATTACTTGCAGAAGGTTCATTTCTACAGCGGTACCTGAACGAGGGAGAAATTGGCGTAAACTTATTGAATATGAGTGGAGATCAACAGATCGTTTTGCAGCAATTGTTATTGCAACGGCTCGCTCAAGGTCCCGCAGAGCATGAGATTTTGCGAATTCGTCTGTTATCTTGGCAAGTCTTTGGAAGCTCATACCGATTGGTTTTGAAGACGGGAAAGTGGAGTGAACGGGTTAACACGTTGTTATATATTGAACAGTTTCATATGGTGGAGCTTCTGCCCAGGTTAGAGGATATGCTGCGGGTTACTTCCTGTACGCCGCTTGAACGTTTCATCATTTTACGCATATATGCCAGAACCGGTTATTTCAGAATCGTTAAGGAATTGTTGCGTGAGCAATATGTATGGTCCGATTCGCAGGTTCTGCAGATTCTGCTGTTGCTTACCGATTCATCCTGGACACGTTTGAAGGATCATTTCAAGGATGTATCTTATCAAGTCCAGTGTAATATCGTCCAAGCCATTCGTATTCGGGATGACCAGACGGAGGGTGCTGTTGTTCTACTGGAGAAGCTCATTCTTGGAGAGGATGCATTGCTGCGTACCAATGCGTATCAGGCATTGGCTCAAGTGGGCAGAGGTCGTGAAGATTTGCTGAAGGGGCTATTGCTGGTATGGAACGAATCTGGTGAGGAGAGGCAACGCACTGAAAGACTAACAGTGACCCAGCTTATGGGTACTATTCATGCGGATGCTTTTATTCCTAGACTGAAGGTGATGATGGGTGATCCTTCCTTTCAGATCCGACAGGAAGCTGCGAATTCCCTTGCCCGGTACGAGCAGGGAATTGACGAACTTCGGGATACGGCTGTAAACCATCCGGATAGATATGCAAGGCAGATAGCGGAAGAAACGCTGGAAAGGATGCAGTATGGACGAAAGATGGATTGA
- a CDS encoding glycosyltransferase family 2 protein: MDERWIEMLRSFVLACYEGIFIYLVLAIVMCSVLVVAAARTLILRRDLDPLQYHEMLDEELAPAVSLLVPMRNSEDTIVQRINCLLDIQYARYEVIIINDGSEDATMPRLMATYDLMPIRSKVHYSGLVQETAQIKCVYQSRLHHRLIVIDKAYGGRMDSLNAGLNISQYPYIASVGPRTFLERDALVKIMKPVMDALPGEEVVACSGRLDLMAPRNTAHTDLTENSTRLTDSTLHVMQTIEYVRAFLIGGVGLVRYNINVLLFTAQVFGVFKKNRVLEVGGYKRDDQVAHMELVMRLQKHMKRIKERGRIIYIPDPICRVEVPGTWRQLCRQRIGWHMQLASSLWTQRSMIFNPAYGWMGMVSIPYFILIELLGPVMELGAILLFIAGIGLQLVDINLCIILALLLTLYGSLLSAGMVMFEVWCSRKAYTSRAVTRLLLYACSETFWFRPLNNIFRMFGILQAMGLRKEKEKEIRNGLG; encoded by the coding sequence ATGGACGAAAGATGGATTGAGATGCTGCGGAGTTTTGTTTTAGCATGTTACGAGGGTATATTTATCTATCTGGTGTTAGCGATTGTGATGTGCAGTGTTCTGGTAGTTGCTGCCGCTCGTACATTGATCCTGAGAAGGGATCTGGACCCGCTGCAATATCATGAGATGTTGGATGAAGAATTGGCTCCGGCGGTATCTTTGCTTGTCCCGATGCGTAATAGCGAGGATACGATCGTACAGCGAATTAACTGTCTATTGGATATTCAATATGCACGTTATGAAGTTATTATCATTAATGATGGATCAGAGGATGCAACAATGCCGCGGTTAATGGCAACCTATGATCTGATGCCCATTCGGAGTAAAGTTCATTACTCGGGACTCGTCCAGGAGACGGCTCAGATTAAATGTGTCTACCAATCCAGGCTGCATCATCGTCTGATTGTGATCGATAAGGCGTATGGAGGACGAATGGACTCCTTGAATGCAGGTCTAAATATCTCGCAATATCCTTATATCGCCTCTGTTGGACCCCGGACATTTCTGGAACGGGATGCATTGGTGAAGATTATGAAACCCGTTATGGATGCTCTCCCAGGAGAAGAGGTCGTTGCTTGTAGTGGACGATTAGATCTTATGGCCCCCAGAAATACGGCTCATACAGATTTAACGGAAAACAGCACAAGACTTACGGACAGTACGTTGCATGTAATGCAGACCATTGAATACGTGCGTGCTTTTTTGATTGGTGGTGTGGGACTTGTTCGTTACAATATTAATGTGCTTTTATTTACGGCCCAAGTATTCGGTGTATTCAAAAAGAACCGGGTGTTGGAAGTTGGGGGTTACAAGCGCGACGACCAGGTCGCTCACATGGAACTGGTGATGCGGTTACAGAAACATATGAAGCGGATCAAGGAACGTGGCCGTATTATATATATTCCCGATCCGATCTGCAGGGTAGAAGTACCCGGTACATGGCGTCAACTGTGTAGACAGCGTATCGGTTGGCACATGCAGCTTGCAAGCAGTCTATGGACTCAGCGGAGCATGATCTTCAATCCGGCCTATGGCTGGATGGGGATGGTATCCATCCCGTATTTTATTCTGATCGAATTGTTGGGACCTGTGATGGAACTGGGAGCGATTTTGTTGTTCATTGCAGGCATAGGGCTACAGTTGGTGGATATCAACCTATGCATCATTCTCGCTCTGCTGCTGACGCTCTATGGTTCACTGTTGTCCGCTGGTATGGTAATGTTCGAAGTATGGTGTTCACGCAAAGCGTACACGTCCAGAGCAGTGACGCGTCTGTTATTGTATGCTTGTTCGGAGACGTTCTGGTTCAGACCGCTGAACAATATATTCCGTATGTTTGGCATTTTGCAGGCTATGGGATTGAGGAAGGAAAAGGAGAAGGAGATCAGGAATGGATTGGGGTAA
- a CDS encoding TetR/AcrR family transcriptional regulator — protein MSPRQGLDRGALLSAAAQLADSDGFQALTLAALAQRLDVRSPSLYNHISGLPGLRQEMALMSVQQLSRALTAATADRTGDDAIQAIAAAYIGFVREHPGLYEASFHAPDREEPQLAAASTATLELLLHSLQPYPLTEAEALHAVRGLRSLCHGFASIEAQGGFGMNFDPDESLRLTVSAFLHGLRHLHQD, from the coding sequence ATGAGCCCCCGGCAAGGGCTGGATCGCGGCGCTCTGCTCAGCGCCGCGGCCCAGCTTGCTGACAGCGACGGCTTTCAGGCGCTGACACTGGCCGCGTTGGCACAGCGGCTGGATGTGCGCTCGCCATCGCTCTACAACCACATCAGCGGACTTCCCGGGCTTCGCCAGGAAATGGCGCTGATGTCCGTACAACAGCTCAGCCGCGCATTAACCGCGGCTACCGCTGACCGCACAGGCGACGATGCCATTCAGGCCATCGCTGCGGCATACATTGGCTTCGTCCGCGAGCACCCCGGGCTGTATGAAGCCTCATTTCATGCCCCTGATCGCGAAGAGCCACAGCTCGCCGCAGCCAGCACAGCCACGCTGGAGTTGCTGCTGCACAGCTTGCAACCCTACCCACTAACCGAAGCGGAAGCATTACACGCCGTTCGTGGTTTGCGCAGCCTCTGCCATGGATTTGCCTCCATTGAGGCACAAGGCGGCTTCGGCATGAACTTTGATCCGGACGAAAGTCTGCGTCTAACCGTATCCGCCTTCCTGCACGGACTCCGGCATCTTCACCAGGACTAG
- a CDS encoding MBL fold metallo-hydrolase — translation MRITREFDVVQVTFFPRLFPVNVYLVEEEDGLTLIDAGIPFSLKGILATAQSLGKPITKIILTHAHSDHIGALDHLTEALPQAEVFISRRDARLLAGDTSLLPGEPQTPIRGGVPKPKAVRTQPNHLLDDSDQIGSLVAIASPGHTPGHMSFMDTRSRVLIAGDAYQLQGGLAVSGRVRPLFPFPALATWNREAALASAKRLAELEPSVLAVGHGLMLRQPAAAMRASTADAQQRFDLAGGQL, via the coding sequence ATGCGTATTACCCGAGAATTTGATGTCGTTCAAGTTACATTTTTTCCAAGACTCTTCCCTGTGAACGTATACCTGGTTGAAGAGGAAGATGGATTAACCCTGATTGATGCCGGAATACCATTCAGTCTTAAAGGGATTTTGGCAACTGCCCAGTCCCTTGGGAAGCCCATTACCAAGATCATTCTGACTCACGCGCATAGCGACCATATTGGTGCATTGGATCATCTCACAGAAGCACTGCCTCAAGCCGAGGTCTTCATCTCCAGACGGGATGCCCGTCTATTGGCGGGTGATACTTCCCTTCTCCCCGGTGAGCCACAAACCCCGATACGCGGCGGGGTGCCTAAGCCCAAAGCGGTGCGCACCCAGCCAAACCACTTGCTGGATGACAGTGACCAGATTGGTTCACTGGTCGCCATTGCCTCACCAGGACATACGCCGGGGCATATGTCCTTCATGGATACGCGCAGCCGCGTGCTCATCGCTGGCGACGCGTACCAGCTGCAAGGCGGCCTTGCCGTATCCGGCCGCGTGCGCCCGCTCTTCCCGTTCCCCGCGCTGGCGACGTGGAACCGCGAAGCGGCTCTGGCCAGCGCGAAGCGCCTGGCGGAGCTGGAACCGTCCGTGCTGGCTGTAGGCCACGGACTGATGCTACGCCAGCCCGCGGCCGCCATGCGCGCGTCTACCGCTGATGCACAGCAGCGGTTTGATCTTGCCGGGGGGCAACTATGA
- a CDS encoding RrF2 family transcriptional regulator → MNSEFTIAVHCLVFLSMRDECMANSEDLSQSVGTHPARVRKVLSVLRKHGYLTTKEGAHGGYLLSRPSEEIKLGELYRLVAGGSLGPNWCSGESGSSCVVSSNMQDVMGNIYNGGEEALSAYFDRISIQDVKERIGHGEGITLSLNGLPAKEKS, encoded by the coding sequence ATGAACAGCGAATTTACCATAGCGGTGCATTGTCTTGTTTTTCTGTCGATGAGAGATGAGTGTATGGCCAATAGTGAAGATTTGTCCCAGAGTGTGGGTACACACCCGGCCAGAGTCCGTAAGGTACTTAGTGTTCTGCGCAAGCATGGTTACCTGACGACCAAGGAAGGTGCTCATGGTGGGTACTTGCTTAGCCGTCCAAGTGAAGAGATCAAGCTGGGAGAATTGTACAGACTGGTAGCTGGTGGTTCACTCGGTCCCAACTGGTGCTCAGGGGAGTCCGGTTCATCGTGCGTGGTATCTTCCAATATGCAGGATGTGATGGGGAACATCTATAACGGAGGCGAAGAGGCGCTCAGCGCTTATTTTGACCGTATATCTATTCAAGATGTGAAAGAGCGCATAGGTCATGGGGAAGGGATAACCTTGTCGCTGAATGGATTGCCTGCAAAGGAGAAGTCCTGA
- a CDS encoding nitroreductase family protein, with product MSGIEKNETLRVISERHAVKKYEKGFELPEADLNAILTAAAEAPSSWNLQHWRFLVIESEADKAKLLPVAYGQSQIVESSVTIAVLGDLEANRNTVIYDQAVEAGALTAEVRDALVGQINGAYQSPQIARDEAIRNASFASQNIMLAARSLGYDTCPIGGYNPQKLIETFNIPARFVPTLLITVGKAAQPARPSGRLPLSEVVVKGSF from the coding sequence ATGTCAGGCATTGAAAAAAATGAAACACTTCGCGTTATTAGCGAACGCCATGCTGTCAAAAAGTACGAAAAAGGGTTTGAATTGCCTGAAGCTGATCTCAATGCGATTCTGACAGCAGCTGCGGAAGCACCATCTTCATGGAACCTGCAACACTGGAGATTCCTCGTAATTGAATCCGAAGCAGACAAAGCGAAATTGCTGCCAGTTGCTTATGGTCAAAGTCAGATCGTGGAAAGTTCAGTTACGATTGCTGTTCTTGGAGATTTGGAAGCAAACCGTAACACCGTAATCTACGATCAAGCTGTTGAAGCAGGCGCACTGACTGCTGAGGTTCGTGACGCATTGGTTGGACAGATCAACGGTGCTTACCAAAGTCCGCAAATCGCTCGCGATGAAGCGATCCGCAATGCATCTTTTGCTTCCCAAAATATTATGCTTGCTGCACGCTCCCTGGGTTACGATACATGTCCAATCGGTGGATATAATCCACAAAAACTGATCGAAACATTCAACATTCCTGCACGATTTGTGCCAACGTTGTTGATTACTGTAGGTAAAGCTGCACAGCCAGCTCGCCCGTCAGGACGTTTGCCGTTGTCTGAGGTTGTTGTTAAAGGTTCTTTCTAA
- a CDS encoding S-layer homology domain-containing protein, whose translation MKKNILATLTAGALLTLSLSAGPISAAQVQFTDIQGIAGADKIESLHKDGFIKGVSDSLFKPELELNTAQGIQLIADGLNLNLDTIRFIKQPLPSDHFSQVKDGVWYSDAFIRAQYNGIQMSQDIDPSKPLTREQFTLFLMQGIEAKGGLPMINIKPVDITDEQQLTPEYQGAIQRSLVLKINELDADGNFNPKQTITRAEAAVMMYNAIEYMESFHAPQIPETPEK comes from the coding sequence ATGAAAAAAAATATACTTGCTACATTAACTGCAGGAGCTCTGCTCACGCTGTCTCTAAGTGCAGGCCCGATCAGCGCTGCGCAGGTCCAATTCACGGATATTCAAGGTATCGCAGGAGCAGACAAAATCGAATCTCTCCATAAGGATGGATTCATCAAAGGTGTGAGCGACAGCTTGTTCAAACCCGAACTGGAGTTAAATACAGCTCAGGGCATTCAACTGATTGCGGACGGACTGAATCTGAACCTGGACACGATTCGTTTTATCAAACAGCCGCTACCAAGTGACCACTTCTCTCAAGTAAAAGATGGCGTATGGTACAGTGATGCATTTATCCGCGCACAATATAATGGCATTCAGATGTCACAGGATATCGATCCGTCCAAACCGCTTACTCGTGAACAATTCACCCTGTTCCTGATGCAAGGCATCGAGGCCAAAGGCGGTCTGCCGATGATTAATATCAAACCTGTGGACATTACCGACGAACAGCAACTTACTCCAGAGTATCAAGGTGCCATTCAACGTTCACTCGTTCTCAAAATCAATGAACTGGATGCCGACGGAAACTTTAATCCCAAACAAACGATTACTCGTGCCGAAGCAGCAGTGATGATGTATAACGCAATCGAGTACATGGAATCGTTCCATGCACCACAAATCCCGGAAACACCTGAGAAGTAA
- a CDS encoding AraC family transcriptional regulator yields the protein MQKLIVLPDSLLQETAAYPVTSGLYVTDIGYFHEAEHHYRDRPDGCESHILMYCVQGTGWYTMDGSKTYDVSPGNLVILPAYVPHVYGANAAEPWSIFWIHLRGEHALSYIEPLLTHHITTMPPAKAQKWLELFHECYGALETGYSMQTMTYASQIIGYMLGMLAYGPETTGTDGGIVSSKRAAEQSVQYMLEHLENGITLKELAAHARLSVPHYSQLFKQATGHSPIDYFLRLKIQHSCRYLDFTDWTVKQISSELGFKDPYYFSRLFSKMMGRSPTDYRNKSKG from the coding sequence ATGCAAAAACTCATTGTTCTTCCGGACTCCCTGCTGCAAGAAACCGCAGCTTATCCGGTCACGTCCGGATTATATGTTACCGATATCGGTTACTTTCACGAAGCGGAGCATCATTACCGTGATCGTCCCGATGGTTGTGAATCACACATTCTGATGTACTGTGTCCAAGGCACAGGCTGGTATACGATGGATGGCAGCAAGACATATGATGTCAGCCCGGGAAACCTCGTTATATTACCTGCATATGTCCCTCATGTGTATGGTGCCAACGCAGCTGAACCATGGAGCATCTTCTGGATTCATCTGCGCGGGGAACATGCTTTATCCTACATAGAACCCTTGTTAACTCATCATATTACTACGATGCCACCGGCCAAGGCTCAAAAATGGCTCGAGCTGTTCCATGAATGTTACGGCGCGCTAGAGACGGGTTACTCCATGCAGACGATGACATATGCATCCCAGATTATCGGTTATATGCTTGGTATGCTCGCTTATGGACCCGAGACGACAGGAACAGATGGTGGGATCGTGAGCAGCAAACGTGCGGCTGAACAATCCGTTCAATATATGCTGGAGCACCTGGAGAATGGAATCACCCTGAAGGAACTGGCGGCTCACGCGCGGCTGTCTGTCCCTCATTACTCACAGTTGTTCAAGCAAGCTACGGGGCATTCGCCCATCGATTATTTTCTGCGGCTCAAGATCCAGCATTCCTGCCGCTATCTCGATTTTACCGATTGGACCGTGAAGCAGATCAGTTCCGAGCTTGGATTCAAAGACCCGTACTACTTCTCCCGTCTGTTCAGCAAAATGATGGGACGTTCACCCACAGATTATCGAAATAAATCCAAAGGTTAG